From one Rosa rugosa chromosome 4, drRosRugo1.1, whole genome shotgun sequence genomic stretch:
- the LOC133744099 gene encoding RNA polymerase II C-terminal domain phosphatase-like 4: MAKLLDPKKEYFGDRVISHDDGTQKYPKGLDIVVGQESAVLILDDTENAWIKHKDNLILMERYHFFRSSCAQFGFTCESLSELKSDESEPEGALANVLDLLKRIHKIFFYELGGNLIDRDVRQVLKTVRKEVLKGCKVVFSRIIPSKVQADNHHLWKMAEQLGAICSTEVDSSVTHVVALCGESNLKTSFLSLK; this comes from the exons ATGGCCAAGTTGCTTGATCCCAAAAAAGAGTACTTTGGTGATAGGGTGATATCACATGATGATGGTACCCAAAAATATCCAAAGGGTCTAGATATTGTGGTTGGGCAAGAAAGTGCTGTTTTGATACTGGATGATACAGAAAAT GCATGGATAAAGCACAAGGACAATCTAATTTTGATGGAAAGATATCATTTCTTTAGATCTAGTTGTGCCCAATTTGGGTTCACTTGTGAGTCTCTTTCAGAGTTGAAGAGTGATGAGAGTGAGCCTGAAGGAGCTCTTGCAAATGTTCTTGACCTTCTTAAGCGAATCCACAAGATTTTCTTCTAT GAATTGGGAGGCAATCTTATAGATAGAGACGTAAGGCAGGT TCTGAAAACTGTTAGGAAGGAAGTCTTGAAGGGGTGCAAAGTTGTTTTCAGCCGTATAATTCCTTCAAAAGTCCAGGCTGATAATCATCACCTGTGGAAGATGGCGGAGCAGCTGGGAGCCATATGTTCAACCGAAGTGGATTCATCAGTGACCCATGTAGTTGCATTATGTGGCGAAAGCAACCTGAAGACAAGTTTCCTGTCActgaaatga